The genomic segment CGGGTGACGACGGCCAGCATTTCGCTCTCGCCGCCCCCCCGGAGAGAGAAACGTCGCCCGGCCCGGAGATTGGCTAGGTGGTAGACCATGTCCTCAATGCGGTAGTGCGGATGCTCGAGGGCCGCTGCCATCACGAGTCCTTCCCCCCCCTGGAAGAAACTGAAGATTTCGCCTCGGAGCGTGGGGGTGCCATCCTTGGCAATCAGGCCGAGTCGCCGCCAAGAGCGGACGGGCGAGTGGGGAGCGGCTTCGAAGGAAACGCCGTTCTGTTGGAGATCGGTTTCGGGGCGGTGGGCGATCTCTCGCACCGGAGGGTGATGCAGCCAAAATCCCTTTTCATCCTGAATGGCTGGCACCAGGCAATCCTCGGCACTGAAGCGCACGACCAGTTCCTTCCCCCGCTGCTCCCAGTCTTGCAGGACCGCCTCGGGATGGAGCAGGCGAAAGCGGGCCAGGAAGGCCTCCAAGAGGTCTTCTAGCGGTAGGTAGTGAGGGCGACGTCGGGATTTGCCAAGGAGTTTGGCCGCCACGGGCGGGATTTTGGCCAAGCCGGTTTCTTGAACAATCCCGGCCACGATTTCCCGCAGGTAGGACCAGCTGGGTTCCTTCGGCGTTTTGGAGGTGCGCCCGGGGAGGGCGGCGGAGACCAAGGCGAGACTCTGGGTGGCCGGTTTCCAGGCCTTTTTCTCGCGGACCCAGACCTCTTTCAGGGGCCGTTTCTCTGGTTTGTGATGGAGAGCAAAGCGTTCCCAGCGCTGGCTGCGATTGAGGAATTCGCGGGTTTTCGCCTCGGTCGCGAAGGGATTGTCTTCTTCGGGCGGGGGCGCAGGCCTTTGGCTGGCTAGGTGGCCGAGCTGGATGGTTTGCTTGGAGAAGAGTTGGCTGCACAGGGTGGTGGCCGCCTCAAAAGGGGGTTGGGAGAGGTCGGCGGCGGCTTTCATGACGCGCAGCAGGGTGGGCCAGTCGATCTGGCGGGAGCGGGTCAGGTGGAGCGGCTGGGCATCAGAGAGGCGAGGGGAGCGATCCGAGGAGAGGACGTAGCCCTGCTCATCGAGCCCACGACGACCGGCTCGCCCGAACATTTGCAGCAGCTCATCGGGGCGAAGTTCCTGCTCGAAGGGGCCATCGCGATAGCGCCGCCCGGTCAGGTAGACCGAGCGGACGGAGAAGTTGATCCCGGCCGCCAGGCCGGTCGTGGCCACGATGATCCGGAGGTGGCCTGCTCGGGCCAGGGGTTCGACGATGCCGGCCCGCACGGCGTAGCTGAGCCCGCTGTGATGCCAAGCGACTCGGCGCTTCAGGAGTTTGCGGAGCTCCTTGCCACAGGCGCGCTCTTGCTCGGGAGTGAGGGCCAAGGGTTGGTCGTCCGGGAGATGGCTGGCGAGCTGGCGGGCGATTTTTTCAGCTTCGTGGCGACGGGGACAGAATAGCAAGATGGGGCCGAGATCCGCCATGAGCGCGGCCACCATCATGCGAGGGAGGAATCCGGAAAGGGCCTGGGGTGGCTTGGCTTCGATGGCTTGGGCGGGAAGGTCATCCAGGGGGACAGGGCGCTTCGTCACCGAGACGACGCGAACGCTTCGACCCAAGCGCTGCAACCAACGGGAGACGTCCTCAGGATTGGCCACGCTGCCTGAGAGGAGCAAGAGTTGGGTGGCTTGGCTGGCGAGCGCGAGCACGATTTCGTAGTTCAGGCCTCGCCGCTGGTCGCCGATCATTTGGTATTCATCGATCACGAGGAGGGCGGGGCCTTGGCGTCGAAGAAAGCGCTCACGCTGGGTTTCCAGCGTGGCCACCAGCACGGGCGCCTGCAAGTTTTCGGCCCGATCCCCGGTGGCGAGCCCCACTTTCCAGCCAGCCTTGGACCACTCGGCGTATTTGTCGTTGGCCAGGGCCCGGGTGGGCACGGTGTAGACGGCTTGGCCCTTGAGGGCCGCTTGCTTGCAATAGAGTTCAAAGACCCAGGTTTTGCCGGCCCCGGTGGGCGCGTTCACGATGACGTCCTCCCCGGCGCGAAGGGCTTGCACGGCCTCCTGCTGCCAGAGATCCGGAAGAACCAGGGGGATGTGCAGTCCGGACGGCATGGGGAGGGCATGAAAAAGGCGGTGCCGCGCGGCCCGCCTCTTTCGCGTGGGGTGGGAGAGAGCGATCTCAGCGGCGCTCGACTTGGGCCAGGCGTTCCTGGCGCTGCAGCTTGATGAGGTCGCTCATGATCTGGATGGTTTCGCGTTGCAGAGGATCGATCCCGCTGGGGTAGAGAATCTCGGAGCCGTCGGCCACGGTCTCTTCTTCTTCCTCGTCGGCGCGGCGCATGTGGTCATCGGCGTCGTCCGAGAGCCGCCCGATCTTCTCGAGCTGGGCCTTGGCCTTGATGTCGTCGAGCGTGAGGTGGTAGATGCTGAATTGCTCGCGATCCTGTTGGCGTTGCAATTCGAAGCGGAGGCGACGTTCCTCATTTCGCTCCTTTTTGCGGGCCTCGTTTTCTTCGGCCTCCGCGAGACGTTTTTCAAGGTTGAGAGAGAGCTGGTTGCGTTCGCGCTGCTGGCGGATGCGGTTCACGTCTTCTTTGATGTAGGCGAATTCTTGCTTGTCCTCGATCCGGTCTTGGTGGCGGATTTCCAGTTCCTCCAGGAAGAGGGAGTCTGGCCAGGTCTCGTAAGGCAGGGGGCGAGTGTCGGTGTGGGGGAGCGCTCCGTCGAGCGCGTCTTCACCAATCTCCAAGGCATCCAAGAGATTGGGCACGACGATGTCCGGGATGACGCCCTTCAGCTGGGTGGAGCCGCCTGCGATGCGGTAAAACTTCCCTTCGGTGAGTTTGAGCGCGCCGGCTTTGGAGCGGTCACTGAAAAAGGGCAACATGGGCATTTCCGTGCTGACGGGGCGGACTTTTTGGATGGTGCCTTTCCCAAAGGTCGAGGCCGATCCCACGATGACGGCTCGACCATAGTCCTGAAGGGCGGCCGCGAGAATTTCACTGGCTGAGGCACTCGTCTTATCGACCAGAACCACGAGCGGCCCATCATAGAGCGGGTAGCGGGTGTAGGAGACGTAGGGTTCGCGATTTCCGAAAGAGTCAAGGCTTTGCACGACGGGGCCGCGCGGGATGAAAAGCCCCGTCAGTTTGACCGCTTCATCGAGAGCGCCCCCTCCATTGCCCCGGAGATCGAGGACCACTCCATCCACTTTCTCCGCTACCAGGCGGTCGAGGAGGGAGCGGACGTCGCGCGAGATTCCTTCATCGCGATCCCCGTCCATATTGGCATAGAAAGAGGGGATATTGATCCAACCGATGCGGGAGGGCTGGGTTTCGGTGACAGGGGTGTATTCAAAGAGCTCGGCCGAGGCGAGCCGGTCCTTGAGTTCCACTTCTTCGCGGGCAATCACGATTTCTTTGACCAAGCTCGCGTCTTCTGCGGGAATGATGCGAAGGCGAACCTTGCTGCCTTTTTTCCCGCGGATGAGGTCGACGACCTTGTCCAATTTCATGTGGACGGTGTCGATCATGTTGCCGTTGTTCGTCGGATCGACTCCGGTGATGCGGTCATCGATCTGCAATTCGCCTTGTCGGTCAGCCGGTCCCTTGATGACGATCCCCTTGATCTGGGTGCTTCCGTCTTCGTGCTCCTGGAGAAGGGCGCCAATGCCGATGAGCGAGTTGTTCATATTGTCGCTGAAACGGACGGTCTCGCTGTGGCTGAAGTAATCGGAATGGGGATCAAAGGTCTGGGCCAAGGAGGAGAGGAAGTAGTTCATCATTTCTTCGCGATCCGTCTCTTGGATGTTTTCCAGGATGCGTTGGTAGCGCTTCACGATATTTTTTCGGGCCTCGTCTTCGACGGCCGCGGCATCGAAGGTCTCGGCCTCCTCGGCCCGGGAAGCCGCGTTTTGTTTGGAGAGGATTTCTCGGAGAAGTTCTTCCCCGATGACGTCTCGCCAGAGCCTCTCGGCGTCGGCTTGGTCCTTGGGCCAGGGAGCGGTTTCGCGATTGATGCGGATGGTGCGATCCTCTTGGAAGAGAAATTCTTCTTCTTCCGCCAACTGGGTGATGAAGGAAGTCCTCTCCGCGACCCGGGTTTCGTAGCGTGTCCAGATTTCCTCGGCCGCCGGCAAGCTGGAGCCGTTGCGGAGGCGACGATGAAGGGATTCCCCGAAGCGGATGGTGATTTCTTGGATGTCGGCCTGGGTGAAGTAGAGTCGCTGGCTATCGAGCAGATTGAGGTAGTGATTGAGAAATTCCTGTGAGAGGGCGGCGTTCAGCTTGGCCTTGCTGAAGTGCTGGTTTTCCATGACGGAGGAGACGGCCTTGGCCACCGCATTGAAATCGACTGTCTCTTGCGAGGAGGCCGCTGGCGAGAAAACCAAGTGACTGAGAAAGGCGGCAGCAGGAGCGAGTCGGCGGAACATGGGACGTCTCAAAGAATGGGTAACAAGCGAAGCGATGCGGAGGCTGCTTTCTGGTGTGGGGTTTACCGTTTCTTACGTTTTTTCGACTGTCCACGGGTATTTCACTTTTGGGCAGGCTGGCGTAGAATGGGGCGTGAACACTGGAGCGCCCCCCATCGAGATCTACACAGGTGGCGTGGCCGCCACGAATGCCTTCTGGTGGGAGGCCCCGGAGGGAACGGTTTTGGTGGATGCTCCCGAGGGCGTGGTCGACTGGCTGGTGGCGGCTGGAAGAGGAGTCTCGGTCCTTTTGCTGACGCACCAGCACTTTGATCATGTTTGGGATGCCCGGAAGGTGGCGGACCAATGGGATTGCCCCATCCTGGCCCATAGCGCCTACGGGAAACACTTGACGCTCGAGACCTTGCTGGCCTCGATACCAGGGCTGGACGTTTCGGTGTCTCCCTATGAGGTCTCGACCGTCCTGGCGGGAGAGGAACAGTTGGAAATGGCGGGCTGTTCTTTCGGCCTGGCCCACATTCCGGGGCACTCGCCGGATTCTCTGGTGTATCACGATGCCTCGGCCGGGCACATTTTCGGAGGCGATACCCTCTTCGCCGGAGGCATCGGGCGGACGGATTTCCCCGGAGGATCGCTTCCGCTGCTGCAGCATGGTATTCGGGAAAAGATGCTCCCGATGGGAGACGAAGCCACGCTTTTCCCAGGTCATGGTGAGACGACGCTTCTAGGAGAGGAGCGCCGCACCAACCCCTTCTTGCGCTGAGGTCCCCCCCCGGACTCCGCCATCCGCAGCTTGGTCGGTGACGGATCGCCTAGCAGGCGCGTTTTCGGCGGAGAGCCAAAAGGGCCCCGCCCAGCAAGAGAAGGGTCGCGTGGGTCGGCTCGGGAATGGGGCTAATCTCTCCTTTGATTCCCTGCACTTTGTAGTAATCCGGCTTGCCGCTTTGGCGCGGACCGGCGATCAAGAGAGTGTTCACTCCGTCCGCCTTCAGATTCACGGTGAGGGCCTCCGAGCTGGGGCGATTGAACGATTCGCCGTAGACGGGGAAGAGAGTCTCCAGCTCAGTGGTCTCCACGCCGAGGAGGTCGAGGGGGCGATTGAAGTAGCCGGCAAAGTAAATGACGTCCCGATCAAACTCGCCAAAGGGATCGACACGGAGGGATTGAAGATCGACCGGCCCGGAGAACTCAAAGAGCATGAAGTCCCAAGAGTATTCATTATCGAGCTGGTGTTGGGGACTCCCGGAATTGACTCCTTCCCCCGGGTTCGACACGCCCAAGCCGGTTTGGTAGCGGAGGACTTGGGCGGCGCTGAGAGTCCCTTCGTAGCGAACGTCGGAGAAGGCAGAGACCGTCAGATCGAGTCCGCCCTGCGAGTAGAGGAGAGAATTTCCAAAACCAGAGCCCTCCGTGGCCTCGGGGGCGAGCGAGAGACTGTAGGAAAAAGAGTCAGCCAGCGCCGATGGACTGACTGCCAGTAGGACGCTTGTGAGAGCCGAGATGAATTTCATCACCGGCTCCAATTATCAAAATTTTAGAGAAACACAAGAAAAATCCCATAATTAAGAGCAAAAAACTATATTTTTATCATTTATGATAAAAATCAGCCCGAAAAGGTCGTCGAGATCGAGGGATCGCCGCGACGGGCAGGTGCCGAGCTATTCAGGAAGGGGGAAGCGGGTCTGGTAGCTTTCGAGCTCTGCCCGGAGGGATTTGACTTCTAGCTCGGCCCCAGCGATTTCAGCAATTTGGTCTTCGAGCTCGACAATGGCTTGGTCCAGGATCTTGGATCGCACTTCCATGCGCTTGAGTTGTTCTTTGGCGCTGACTTGGGCTCGCTCGGCCTGTCGGATTTGCTCCACGAGATCGGCCACCGCTAGAGGGACGCCATCGGCATTCAGGTAGACCTCTTCCTCACTCGAGCAGGAGAGCAGCAGCAGAGGCAACGAGAGGAGCAGGAACCAAAATTTCATTATCGCGAGAACCCTCTTCAGAGTTGGCTGCGGAGACGCTGGATTTCCATTTCAATCTGATCTGCCTCTCGGTGTTTCTGCTGGGCGATTCCGTTCCAGGAGGAAGACCGACCGCGATAGCGGGCCCACCAGTGATCGTATTCCGCCTGGTTGGCTTCCCTCCGTAGCTGGCGAACGCGCACTCGGAGGGCTTCGATTTTCGCAAGGGCCCGCTTGCGATTGAGAGCGTCCATTTCGGCCTGGGTTTTGCGGAAGTCCTCCTGGAGCTGCTTGTCCCGCTCCGCCCGAA from the Verrucomicrobiota bacterium genome contains:
- a CDS encoding DEAD/DEAH box helicase, yielding MPSGLHIPLVLPDLWQQEAVQALRAGEDVIVNAPTGAGKTWVFELYCKQAALKGQAVYTVPTRALANDKYAEWSKAGWKVGLATGDRAENLQAPVLVATLETQRERFLRRQGPALLVIDEYQMIGDQRRGLNYEIVLALASQATQLLLLSGSVANPEDVSRWLQRLGRSVRVVSVTKRPVPLDDLPAQAIEAKPPQALSGFLPRMMVAALMADLGPILLFCPRRHEAEKIARQLASHLPDDQPLALTPEQERACGKELRKLLKRRVAWHHSGLSYAVRAGIVEPLARAGHLRIIVATTGLAAGINFSVRSVYLTGRRYRDGPFEQELRPDELLQMFGRAGRRGLDEQGYVLSSDRSPRLSDAQPLHLTRSRQIDWPTLLRVMKAAADLSQPPFEAATTLCSQLFSKQTIQLGHLASQRPAPPPEEDNPFATEAKTREFLNRSQRWERFALHHKPEKRPLKEVWVREKKAWKPATQSLALVSAALPGRTSKTPKEPSWSYLREIVAGIVQETGLAKIPPVAAKLLGKSRRRPHYLPLEDLLEAFLARFRLLHPEAVLQDWEQRGKELVVRFSAEDCLVPAIQDEKGFWLHHPPVREIAHRPETDLQQNGVSFEAAPHSPVRSWRRLGLIAKDGTPTLRGEIFSFFQGGEGLVMAAALEHPHYRIEDMVYHLANLRAGRRFSLRGGGESEMLAVVTRELYGTLSLPGYLENGLPPSYGSGAAERLFSPDPLLSAEPEEERLSAGDLERARSEWLSLLRHLSQAPSLPCKRWSFLQHVARETLAAEEVPDRSLESVRIRPEQLAHKPRLRLTLASLRR
- a CDS encoding carboxy terminal-processing peptidase; protein product: MFRRLAPAAAFLSHLVFSPAASSQETVDFNAVAKAVSSVMENQHFSKAKLNAALSQEFLNHYLNLLDSQRLYFTQADIQEITIRFGESLHRRLRNGSSLPAAEEIWTRYETRVAERTSFITQLAEEEEFLFQEDRTIRINRETAPWPKDQADAERLWRDVIGEELLREILSKQNAASRAEEAETFDAAAVEDEARKNIVKRYQRILENIQETDREEMMNYFLSSLAQTFDPHSDYFSHSETVRFSDNMNNSLIGIGALLQEHEDGSTQIKGIVIKGPADRQGELQIDDRITGVDPTNNGNMIDTVHMKLDKVVDLIRGKKGSKVRLRIIPAEDASLVKEIVIAREEVELKDRLASAELFEYTPVTETQPSRIGWINIPSFYANMDGDRDEGISRDVRSLLDRLVAEKVDGVVLDLRGNGGGALDEAVKLTGLFIPRGPVVQSLDSFGNREPYVSYTRYPLYDGPLVVLVDKTSASASEILAAALQDYGRAVIVGSASTFGKGTIQKVRPVSTEMPMLPFFSDRSKAGALKLTEGKFYRIAGGSTQLKGVIPDIVVPNLLDALEIGEDALDGALPHTDTRPLPYETWPDSLFLEELEIRHQDRIEDKQEFAYIKEDVNRIRQQRERNQLSLNLEKRLAEAEENEARKKERNEERRLRFELQRQQDREQFSIYHLTLDDIKAKAQLEKIGRLSDDADDHMRRADEEEEETVADGSEILYPSGIDPLQRETIQIMSDLIKLQRQERLAQVERR
- a CDS encoding MBL fold metallo-hydrolase, with protein sequence MNTGAPPIEIYTGGVAATNAFWWEAPEGTVLVDAPEGVVDWLVAAGRGVSVLLLTHQHFDHVWDARKVADQWDCPILAHSAYGKHLTLETLLASIPGLDVSVSPYEVSTVLAGEEQLEMAGCSFGLAHIPGHSPDSLVYHDASAGHIFGGDTLFAGGIGRTDFPGGSLPLLQHGIREKMLPMGDEATLFPGHGETTLLGEERRTNPFLR
- a CDS encoding PEP-CTERM sorting domain-containing protein (PEP-CTERM proteins occur, often in large numbers, in the proteomes of bacteria that also encode an exosortase, a predicted intramembrane cysteine proteinase. The presence of a PEP-CTERM domain at a protein's C-terminus predicts cleavage within the sorting domain, followed by covalent anchoring to some some component of the (usually Gram-negative) cell surface. Many PEP-CTERM proteins exhibit an unusual sequence composition that includes large numbers of potential glycosylation sites. Expression of one such protein has been shown restore the ability of a bacterium to form floc, a type of biofilm.), producing MKFISALTSVLLAVSPSALADSFSYSLSLAPEATEGSGFGNSLLYSQGGLDLTVSAFSDVRYEGTLSAAQVLRYQTGLGVSNPGEGVNSGSPQHQLDNEYSWDFMLFEFSGPVDLQSLRVDPFGEFDRDVIYFAGYFNRPLDLLGVETTELETLFPVYGESFNRPSSEALTVNLKADGVNTLLIAGPRQSGKPDYYKVQGIKGEISPIPEPTHATLLLLGGALLALRRKRAC